Proteins co-encoded in one Pseudoliparis swirei isolate HS2019 ecotype Mariana Trench chromosome 7, NWPU_hadal_v1, whole genome shotgun sequence genomic window:
- the lzts3b gene encoding leucine zipper putative tumor suppressor 3, producing MAAARAESEKNPGSHNPPSHNPPKILPVSGKLEQAMQKNSVLVRPSAFKPVVPKSFHSMQNLVGQAGGAGSEGKTEARSEGFSESRGGRRGRDGAGGESGGVPEALLLDQDSPVRVSRTEGGGNSIEVVQGGMSDSGRNSLTSLPTYTGSGSGCGPPAVLGPLSASTSHINRLGMVGAAACLEKLEKPGYQNGLSASDSGRSSSGKSSSSHQRLSHLSDAPAPLRPSPSSDDIIQDLEDRLWEKEQEVQHMRRNLDQSEAAIIQVFEEKQRVWERQMDELRQNYASRLQQVTRRAQRSQTALQAQIGRLSQDKRRLQEEMAALLAQREDLERKCLDYRKEQADILPRLEETKWEVCQKAGEISLLKQQLRESQAEVTQRAGEMVALRGQLKELNAQLREREETMLGLKDSYSTKSVELEKCEGELRRTLSEVSILREKLSVFEAEVLSLKRALNESDEAKAQRQEAQRQERQQREEAQWRDAQQRQDANMQQDIRMRQDAQNRPDAQLRQEAQLRQEAHLRHEAQLRQEAQLRHEAQLRQDGHQRGQEGHWDEAGELRRQLEQLQAALRLERQQRDRQALNFDQERHTWQDEKERVLKYQAQLQLSYVETLQKNQALEKRMSQLGAKPNTTSTTTTITTTTTTSPTSSNSPPPPPAVPPLSPQSPPALPAPVALTISPPCEDQKGPPSLHQLANPWAGPSRLERIESTEI from the exons GCGATGCAGAAGAACTCAGTCCTTGTTCGTCCCTCTGCCTTCAAGCCGGTGGTTCCCAAGAGCTTCCACTCCATGCAGAACCTGGTGGGCCAGGCAGGAGGGGCTGGGAGCGAGGGCAAGACTGAGGCAAGGAGTGAAGGGTTCAGTGAGagcagaggaggcaggagaggaaGGGATGGAGCGGGAGGAGAATCAGGAGGGGTCCCAGAGGCCCTGCTCCTGGACCAGGACAGCCCAGTGAGGGTCAGCAGAACTGAGGGCGGGGGAAACAGTATTGAAGTGGTTCAGGGAGGGATGTCTGACTCAGGGAGGAACTCCCTGACCAGCCTGCCCACCTATACGGGCTCGGGGTCCGGTTGTGGGCCCCCGGCAGTCCTGGGGCCTCTCAGTGCTTCCACCAGCCACATCAACAGGTTGGGCATGGTCGGGGCAGCTGCATGCCTCGAAAAGCTTGAAAAGCCCGGCtaccag AACGGGCTCAGCGCCTCAGACAGCGGCCGGTCCTCCTCGGGGAAAAGCTCCTCGTCCCATCAGAGGCTGAGCCACCTGAGCGACGCCCCGGCACCTCTacgcccctccccctcatccGATGACATCATTCAGGACCTCGAGGACCGCTTGTGGGAGAAAGagcaagag GTGCAGCATATGCGCAGAAATCTGGACCAAAGTGAGGCTGCAATCATTCAGGTGTTTGAGGAGAAGCAACGTGTCTGGGAGCGACAGATGGACGAGCTGAGGCAGAACTACGCTTCACGTCTCCAGCAG GTGACCCGTCGGGCTCAGCGCTCCCAGACGGCCCTGCAGGCCCAGATCGGCCGTCTGTCCCAGGACAAGAGGCGGCTCCAGGAGGAGATGGCGGCTCTGTTGGCCCAGAGAGAGGACCTGGAGAGAAAGTGTCTGGATTACAGGAAGGAGCAGGCTGACATCTTGCCTCGTCTGGAGGAGACCAAGTGGGAG GTGTGTCAGAAGGCGGGGGAGATCTCCCTGCTGAAGCAGCAGCTGAGGGAGAGTCAGGCGGAGGTGACCCAGCGGGCCGGAGAGATGGTGGCCCTGAGAGGCCAGCTGAAGGAGCTCAATGCCCAGCTGAGGGAGCGGGAGGAGACCATGCTGGGCCTGAAGGACTCCTACAGCACCAAGAGTGTGGAGCTGGAGAAGTGTGAGGGAGAGCTGAGGAGGACTCTGTCAGAG GTATCCATCCTTAGAGAGAAGCTGAGTGTGTTCGAGGCAGAGGTGCTCAGTTTGAAGCGGGCTCTGAATGAa AGTGATGAAGCCAAAGCCCAAAGGCAGGAAGctcagaggcaggagaggcaGCAACGCGAAGAAGCTCAGTGGCGCGACGCGCAGCAGCGGCAAGATGCCAACATGCAGCAGGACATCCGAATGCGCCAGGACGCCCAAAACAGGCCGGACGCCCAACTGCGCCAGGAGGCCCAACTCCGCCAGGAGGCTCATCTCCGCCACGAAGCCCAGCTCCGGCAAGAGGCCCAGCTGCGCCACGAGGCGCAACTACGTCAGGACGGCCACCAGCGGGGTCAGGAGGGTCACTGGGACGAGGCGGGGGAGCTGCGCAGGCagctggagcagctgcaggccGCGTTGCGCCTGGAGCGGCAGCAGCGGGACCGGCAGGCCCTCAACTTCGACCAGGAGCGGCACACCTGGCAGGACGAGAAGGAGCGGGTTTTGAAATACCAGGCACAGCTGCAGCTCAGCTACGTGGAGACGCTGCAGAAGAACCAAGCGTTGGAAAAACGCATGAGCCAGCTGGGAGCCAAACCCAACACGacgtccaccaccaccaccatcaccaccacgaCCACCACCTCCCCGACCTCTTCCAATTCTCCGCCTCCGCCACCGGCCGTCCcacctctgtctcctcagtCCCCGCCCGCTCTCCCTGCCCCCGTCGCCCTCACCATCTCTCCTCCGTGTGAAGACCAGAAGGGTCCTCCGTCTCTCCACCAGCTTGCCAATCCCTGGGCAGGGCCCTCCCGCCTGGAGAGGATAGAGTCCACTGAGATATAG